The Megalobrama amblycephala isolate DHTTF-2021 linkage group LG20, ASM1881202v1, whole genome shotgun sequence genome includes a window with the following:
- the LOC125255028 gene encoding lysosomal acid phosphatase-like isoform X1 — MGALFYLENLAALLVVFARSDNNHSMRLLYSISASMDSCFLITVFVFAFSLSNGERTLKFVTVGNGTLEGKLQFECHSKLLLSMQPLLSNEQQLYRHGDRSPLDTYPTDPYKENDWPQGFGQLSQEGKKQQYELGQFLKKRYRGFLSENYNRKEIYIRSVDLDRTLMSAEANLAAMFPPSSSEEFIPGLKWQPIPVHTVPEDKDLLLHFPLRNCPRYIQLMNETKNSDIFHKMTVTYKAFIEMVRIKTGKKTVSVDSVWTVYDTLFCESKHGKVLPDWVTPDVMETLKVLNDFSYQIMFGVYERKEKSRLQGGLLLDQIIKNISSAAASDNEQKTKMIVYSAHDTTIVALQEALDVFSGLQPPYASCHLIELHQEENGMFSVEMFYRNDSAVEPYAVSLPGCSQRCPLQDFVKRTRDVIPQDWNKECEIKKEATDTSKDAVKCITSIRHIFRSTLDDCLKGKDIHFSVSAHPLY, encoded by the exons ATGGGAGCACTCTTTTACTTGGAAAACCTTGCAGCTCTTCTTGTTGTGTTTGCGAGATCAGACAACAATCATTCAATGAGGTTACTGTACTCTATCTCCGCAAGTATGGATTCCTGTTTTCTGATCACCGTGTTTGTCTTCGCTTTTAGTCTTTCCAATGGAGAGAGGACGCTCAAGTTTGTCACTGTG GGAAACGGCACTCTGGAAGGCAAGCTACAGTTTGAATGTCACTCGAAGCTTCTTTTGAGCATGCAGCCTCTCCTCAGTAACGAGCAGCAG CTCTATCGTCATGGCGACAGATCTCCACTCGATACCTATCCAACCGATCCCTACAAGGAGAATGACTGGCCCCAGGGTTTTGGACAGCTCTCCCAG GAGGGAAAGAAGCAGCAATATGAACTAGGTCAGTTTTTAAAGAAACGCTACAGAGGATTCCTGAGTGAGAACTATAACCGGAAAGAG ATATACATCAGAAGCGTAGATCTTGACCGGACATTGATGAGTGCAGAAGCTAACCTGGCTGCCATGTTCCCACCTAGCAGTTCTGAGGAGTTTATTCCTGGTTTGAAATGGCAGCCGATACCTGTTCACACTGTCCCAGAGGATAAAGATTTG CTGCTCCATTTCCCGCTAAGAAACTGTCCACGTTACATACAGCTCATGAATGAGACTAAAAATTCagacatttttcataaaatgaCTGTCACTTACAAG GCATTTATAGAAATGGTGAgaataaaaacaggaaagaagacaGTCTCTGTTGATTCTGTTTGGACTGTCTATGACACGTTGTTCTGTGAG TCAAAGCATGGGAAGGTGCTACCAGACTGGGTGACTCCAGATGTGATGGAAACGCTGAAGGTGCTGAATGACTTTTCTTACCAGATTATGTTTGGAGTCTATGAGAGAAAGGAGAAGAGCAGACTTCAGGGAG GCCTGCTGTTAGATCAGATCATTAAGAATATCTCATCTGCAGCAGCTTCAGATAATGAACAAAAAACGAAGATGATAGTATACTCAGCT CATGACACAACAATTGTAGCTCTGCAGGAAGCCCTGGATGTCTTTAGTGGCCTGCAGCCACCGTATGCCTCGTGTCATCTGATTGAGCTTCACCAGGAAGAGAACGG GATGTTTTCAGTGGAGATGTTTTATCGCAATGACAGCGCCGTTGAGCCGTACGCTGTGTCTTTACCTGGCTGTTCCCAGCGCTGCCCCCTACAGGACTTTGTGAAACGCACACGTGACGTCATACCACAAGACTGGAATAAAGAGTGTGAGATAAAGAAAGAAGCCACAGACACTAGTAAAG
- the LOC125255028 gene encoding lysosomal acid phosphatase-like isoform X2, with protein MRLLYSISASMDSCFLITVFVFAFSLSNGERTLKFVTVLYRHGDRSPLDTYPTDPYKENDWPQGFGQLSQEGKKQQYELGQFLKKRYRGFLSENYNRKEIYIRSVDLDRTLMSAEANLAAMFPPSSSEEFIPGLKWQPIPVHTVPEDKDLLLHFPLRNCPRYIQLMNETKNSDIFHKMTVTYKAFIEMVRIKTGKKTVSVDSVWTVYDTLFCESKHGKVLPDWVTPDVMETLKVLNDFSYQIMFGVYERKEKSRLQGGLLLDQIIKNISSAAASDNEQKTKMIVYSAHDTTIVALQEALDVFSGLQPPYASCHLIELHQEENGMFSVEMFYRNDSAVEPYAVSLPGCSQRCPLQDFVKRTRDVIPQDWNKECEIKKEATDTSKDAVKCITSIRHIFRSTLDDCLKGKDIHFSVSAHPLY; from the exons ATGAGGTTACTGTACTCTATCTCCGCAAGTATGGATTCCTGTTTTCTGATCACCGTGTTTGTCTTCGCTTTTAGTCTTTCCAATGGAGAGAGGACGCTCAAGTTTGTCACTGTG CTCTATCGTCATGGCGACAGATCTCCACTCGATACCTATCCAACCGATCCCTACAAGGAGAATGACTGGCCCCAGGGTTTTGGACAGCTCTCCCAG GAGGGAAAGAAGCAGCAATATGAACTAGGTCAGTTTTTAAAGAAACGCTACAGAGGATTCCTGAGTGAGAACTATAACCGGAAAGAG ATATACATCAGAAGCGTAGATCTTGACCGGACATTGATGAGTGCAGAAGCTAACCTGGCTGCCATGTTCCCACCTAGCAGTTCTGAGGAGTTTATTCCTGGTTTGAAATGGCAGCCGATACCTGTTCACACTGTCCCAGAGGATAAAGATTTG CTGCTCCATTTCCCGCTAAGAAACTGTCCACGTTACATACAGCTCATGAATGAGACTAAAAATTCagacatttttcataaaatgaCTGTCACTTACAAG GCATTTATAGAAATGGTGAgaataaaaacaggaaagaagacaGTCTCTGTTGATTCTGTTTGGACTGTCTATGACACGTTGTTCTGTGAG TCAAAGCATGGGAAGGTGCTACCAGACTGGGTGACTCCAGATGTGATGGAAACGCTGAAGGTGCTGAATGACTTTTCTTACCAGATTATGTTTGGAGTCTATGAGAGAAAGGAGAAGAGCAGACTTCAGGGAG GCCTGCTGTTAGATCAGATCATTAAGAATATCTCATCTGCAGCAGCTTCAGATAATGAACAAAAAACGAAGATGATAGTATACTCAGCT CATGACACAACAATTGTAGCTCTGCAGGAAGCCCTGGATGTCTTTAGTGGCCTGCAGCCACCGTATGCCTCGTGTCATCTGATTGAGCTTCACCAGGAAGAGAACGG GATGTTTTCAGTGGAGATGTTTTATCGCAATGACAGCGCCGTTGAGCCGTACGCTGTGTCTTTACCTGGCTGTTCCCAGCGCTGCCCCCTACAGGACTTTGTGAAACGCACACGTGACGTCATACCACAAGACTGGAATAAAGAGTGTGAGATAAAGAAAGAAGCCACAGACACTAGTAAAG